The following are encoded together in the Corticium candelabrum chromosome 1, ooCorCand1.1, whole genome shotgun sequence genome:
- the LOC134186244 gene encoding uncharacterized protein LOC134186244 isoform X5: MRIRRVLASGDGKHAPVDSPRFRFYVRSKGFAVIDLPVLGLKEVLCVPAPKGSETKTSLLGNWLKVANVSEIYDILITIHEGSRVHAGYRKVFADIIRKVVRLWPGDCKIVTGRPRHPQSQGLVEQAHRTVQHMLAVRRAESPGTGWTKYLSLVQYAMNTQIHSAINVAPYDVVFGQPPTDGVFPGCHKDVQPEEEDLLKVLKDIPTLTDEYGNDSPDEGDGHVEDHTVSTYNHNDKDNDGIETLLEDIPTLDKHDGNDSSDKGDEDDVEMARVCRADITCQFGNATIASPPDNDNDNDDIETVGGTSSLADDDGIDFSEKRFVEMDEVSTCTKTDRTYQLGNGNDYIETSEGSTGGLLATSRQHIQRRKRALDNYIKSAEKQMYKHSKSKRVKLQPYAVGDYVTVRIPQQDRMSTDLPRLLAVVVEIRGTKRISYRLRSKYGVLERLYDDNNLEVFLGKIEDLSTSNWENDRKISLREAVRLARQKRGGLIACKTVQM; the protein is encoded by the exons ATGCGAATCCGACGAGTTCTGGCGAGTGGAGATGGAAAGCACGCGCCAGTTGACAGCCCTCGTTTCAGATTTTATGTTCGGAGCAAGGGATTCGCAGTAATCGACCTGCCCGTGCTAGGGCTGAAAGAAGTTCTTTGTGTGCCTGCACCAAAG GGAAGTGAAACAAAGACATCTTTGCTTGGGAACTGGCTGAAAGTAGCGAACGTGTCTGAAATATATGATATCCTCATAACTATCCATGAAGGCTCTAGAGTGCACGCTGGATATCGGAAAGTTTTTGCAGAT ATCATTCGAAAAGTTGTTAGATTATGGCCAGGAGATTGCAAAATTGTGACAGGTCGTCCACGCCATCCTCAATCTCAAGGACTTGTCGAACAGGCCCATAGAACTGTACAACATATGCTTGCTGTCCGTCGTGCAGAGTCTCCAGGAACGGGATGGACCAAATATCTTTCCTTAGTGCAAT ATGCTATGAACACACAAATCCATAGTGCAATCAATGTGGCGCCTTATGACGTTGTTTTTGGACAGCCCCCAACAGATGGTGTGTTTCCTGGTTGCCATAAAGATGTTCAACCTGAAGAAGAGGATTTGCTGAAGGTTCTAAAAGATATTCCTACATTGACTGACG AATATGGCAACGATTCCCCTGATGAAGGAGATGGTCATGTGGAGGATCACACAGTTTCTACAT ACAACCACAATGACAAAGACAATGATGGTATAGAAACGTTGTTAGAAGATATCCCTACATTGGATAAAC ATGATGGCAATGATTCTTCTGATAAAGGAGATGAAGATGATGTGGAGATGGCCAGAGTTTGTAGAG CTGACATAACTTGTCAATTTGGCAATGCTACCATCGCCTCTCCTCCAgacaatgacaatgacaatgatgacataGAGACAGTAGGAGGTACTTCTTCATTGGCTGATG ATGATGGCATTGATTTTTCTGAGAAACGCTTTGTGGAGATGGATGAAGTTTCTACGTGTACAAAAA CAGACAGAACATATCAATTAGGCAATGGCAATGATTATATAGAGACTTCAGAAGGATCAACAG GTGGCTTGTtagcaacaagtagacaacacatacaaagaagaaagagagCGTTAGATAATTACATCAAATCAGCAGAGAAGCAAATGTACAAGCATTCCAAAAGCAAACGGGTGAAACTACAACCATATGCAGTGGGTGACTATGTCACTGTTAGAATTCCCCAACAAGACAGGATGTCAACGGATCTCCCACGTCTTCTTGCAGTAGTGGTTGAAATCCGAGGGACAAAGAGAATCAGCTACCGTCTCAG GTCAAAGTACGGAGTTTTGGAGAGATTGTATGATGATAACAATCTAGAGGTATTTTTAGGCAAGATTGAGGATCTCAGTACGTCTAACTGGGAGAATGACCGAAAGATATCTCTAAGGGAAGCGGTGAGATTGGCTAGACAGAAGCGTGGAGGGTTAATTGCCTGCAAGACGGTGCAAATGTAG
- the LOC134186244 gene encoding uncharacterized protein LOC134186244 isoform X4, which produces MRIRRVLASGDGKHAPVDSPRFRFYVRSKGFAVIDLPVLGLKEVLCVPAPKGSETKTSLLGNWLKVANVSEIYDILITIHEGSRVHAGYRKVFADIIRKVVRLWPGDCKIVTGRPRHPQSQGLVEQAHRTVQHMLAVRRAESPGTGWTKYLSLVQYAMNTQIHSAINVAPYDVVFGQPPTDGVFPGCHKDVQPEEEDLLKVLKDIPTLTDEYGNDSPDEGDGHVEDHTVSTSERACQFVNSTISSLPDNHNDKDNDGIETLLEDIPTLDKHDGNDSSDKGDEDDVEMARVCRADITCQFGNATIASPPDNDNDNDDIETVGDDGIDFSEKRFVEMDEVSTCTKNRTYQLGNGNDYIETSEGSTGGLLATSRQHIQRRKRALDNYIKSAEKQMYKHSKSKRVKLQPYAVGDYVTVRIPQQDRMSTDLPRLLAVVVEIRGTKRISYRLRSKYGVLERLYDDNNLEVFLGKIEDLSTSNWENDRKISLREAVRLARQKRGGLIACKTVQM; this is translated from the exons ATGCGAATCCGACGAGTTCTGGCGAGTGGAGATGGAAAGCACGCGCCAGTTGACAGCCCTCGTTTCAGATTTTATGTTCGGAGCAAGGGATTCGCAGTAATCGACCTGCCCGTGCTAGGGCTGAAAGAAGTTCTTTGTGTGCCTGCACCAAAG GGAAGTGAAACAAAGACATCTTTGCTTGGGAACTGGCTGAAAGTAGCGAACGTGTCTGAAATATATGATATCCTCATAACTATCCATGAAGGCTCTAGAGTGCACGCTGGATATCGGAAAGTTTTTGCAGAT ATCATTCGAAAAGTTGTTAGATTATGGCCAGGAGATTGCAAAATTGTGACAGGTCGTCCACGCCATCCTCAATCTCAAGGACTTGTCGAACAGGCCCATAGAACTGTACAACATATGCTTGCTGTCCGTCGTGCAGAGTCTCCAGGAACGGGATGGACCAAATATCTTTCCTTAGTGCAAT ATGCTATGAACACACAAATCCATAGTGCAATCAATGTGGCGCCTTATGACGTTGTTTTTGGACAGCCCCCAACAGATGGTGTGTTTCCTGGTTGCCATAAAGATGTTCAACCTGAAGAAGAGGATTTGCTGAAGGTTCTAAAAGATATTCCTACATTGACTGACG AATATGGCAACGATTCCCCTGATGAAGGAGATGGTCATGTGGAGGATCACACAGTTTCTACAT CTGAAAGAGCTTGCCAATTTGTCAATAGTACCATTAGTTCTCTTCCAGACAACCACAATGACAAAGACAATGATGGTATAGAAACGTTGTTAGAAGATATCCCTACATTGGATAAAC ATGATGGCAATGATTCTTCTGATAAAGGAGATGAAGATGATGTGGAGATGGCCAGAGTTTGTAGAG CTGACATAACTTGTCAATTTGGCAATGCTACCATCGCCTCTCCTCCAgacaatgacaatgacaatgatgacataGAGACAGTAGGAG ATGATGGCATTGATTTTTCTGAGAAACGCTTTGTGGAGATGGATGAAGTTTCTACGTGTACAAAAA ACAGAACATATCAATTAGGCAATGGCAATGATTATATAGAGACTTCAGAAGGATCAACAG GTGGCTTGTtagcaacaagtagacaacacatacaaagaagaaagagagCGTTAGATAATTACATCAAATCAGCAGAGAAGCAAATGTACAAGCATTCCAAAAGCAAACGGGTGAAACTACAACCATATGCAGTGGGTGACTATGTCACTGTTAGAATTCCCCAACAAGACAGGATGTCAACGGATCTCCCACGTCTTCTTGCAGTAGTGGTTGAAATCCGAGGGACAAAGAGAATCAGCTACCGTCTCAG GTCAAAGTACGGAGTTTTGGAGAGATTGTATGATGATAACAATCTAGAGGTATTTTTAGGCAAGATTGAGGATCTCAGTACGTCTAACTGGGAGAATGACCGAAAGATATCTCTAAGGGAAGCGGTGAGATTGGCTAGACAGAAGCGTGGAGGGTTAATTGCCTGCAAGACGGTGCAAATGTAG
- the LOC134186244 gene encoding uncharacterized protein LOC134186244 isoform X2, producing the protein MRIRRVLASGDGKHAPVDSPRFRFYVRSKGFAVIDLPVLGLKEVLCVPAPKGSETKTSLLGNWLKVANVSEIYDILITIHEGSRVHAGYRKVFADIIRKVVRLWPGDCKIVTGRPRHPQSQGLVEQAHRTVQHMLAVRRAESPGTGWTKYLSLVQYAMNTQIHSAINVAPYDVVFGQPPTDGVFPGCHKDVQPEEEDLLKVLKDIPTLTDEYGNDSPDEGDGHVEDHTVSTSERACQFVNSTISSLPDNHNDKDNDGIETLLEDIPTLDKHDGNDSSDKGDEDDVEMARVCRADITCQFGNATIASPPDNDNDNDDIETVGGTSSLADDDGIDFSEKRFVEMDEVSTCTKNRTYQLGNGNDYIETSEGSTGGLLATSRQHIQRRKRALDNYIKSAEKQMYKHSKSKRVKLQPYAVGDYVTVRIPQQDRMSTDLPRLLAVVVEIRGTKRISYRLRSKYGVLERLYDDNNLEVFLGKIEDLSTSNWENDRKISLREAVRLARQKRGGLIACKTVQM; encoded by the exons ATGCGAATCCGACGAGTTCTGGCGAGTGGAGATGGAAAGCACGCGCCAGTTGACAGCCCTCGTTTCAGATTTTATGTTCGGAGCAAGGGATTCGCAGTAATCGACCTGCCCGTGCTAGGGCTGAAAGAAGTTCTTTGTGTGCCTGCACCAAAG GGAAGTGAAACAAAGACATCTTTGCTTGGGAACTGGCTGAAAGTAGCGAACGTGTCTGAAATATATGATATCCTCATAACTATCCATGAAGGCTCTAGAGTGCACGCTGGATATCGGAAAGTTTTTGCAGAT ATCATTCGAAAAGTTGTTAGATTATGGCCAGGAGATTGCAAAATTGTGACAGGTCGTCCACGCCATCCTCAATCTCAAGGACTTGTCGAACAGGCCCATAGAACTGTACAACATATGCTTGCTGTCCGTCGTGCAGAGTCTCCAGGAACGGGATGGACCAAATATCTTTCCTTAGTGCAAT ATGCTATGAACACACAAATCCATAGTGCAATCAATGTGGCGCCTTATGACGTTGTTTTTGGACAGCCCCCAACAGATGGTGTGTTTCCTGGTTGCCATAAAGATGTTCAACCTGAAGAAGAGGATTTGCTGAAGGTTCTAAAAGATATTCCTACATTGACTGACG AATATGGCAACGATTCCCCTGATGAAGGAGATGGTCATGTGGAGGATCACACAGTTTCTACAT CTGAAAGAGCTTGCCAATTTGTCAATAGTACCATTAGTTCTCTTCCAGACAACCACAATGACAAAGACAATGATGGTATAGAAACGTTGTTAGAAGATATCCCTACATTGGATAAAC ATGATGGCAATGATTCTTCTGATAAAGGAGATGAAGATGATGTGGAGATGGCCAGAGTTTGTAGAG CTGACATAACTTGTCAATTTGGCAATGCTACCATCGCCTCTCCTCCAgacaatgacaatgacaatgatgacataGAGACAGTAGGAGGTACTTCTTCATTGGCTGATG ATGATGGCATTGATTTTTCTGAGAAACGCTTTGTGGAGATGGATGAAGTTTCTACGTGTACAAAAA ACAGAACATATCAATTAGGCAATGGCAATGATTATATAGAGACTTCAGAAGGATCAACAG GTGGCTTGTtagcaacaagtagacaacacatacaaagaagaaagagagCGTTAGATAATTACATCAAATCAGCAGAGAAGCAAATGTACAAGCATTCCAAAAGCAAACGGGTGAAACTACAACCATATGCAGTGGGTGACTATGTCACTGTTAGAATTCCCCAACAAGACAGGATGTCAACGGATCTCCCACGTCTTCTTGCAGTAGTGGTTGAAATCCGAGGGACAAAGAGAATCAGCTACCGTCTCAG GTCAAAGTACGGAGTTTTGGAGAGATTGTATGATGATAACAATCTAGAGGTATTTTTAGGCAAGATTGAGGATCTCAGTACGTCTAACTGGGAGAATGACCGAAAGATATCTCTAAGGGAAGCGGTGAGATTGGCTAGACAGAAGCGTGGAGGGTTAATTGCCTGCAAGACGGTGCAAATGTAG
- the LOC134186244 gene encoding uncharacterized protein LOC134186244 isoform X7: MRIRRVLASGDGKHAPVDSPRFRFYVRSKGFAVIDLPVLGLKEVLCVPAPKGSETKTSLLGNWLKVANVSEIYDILITIHEGSRVHAGYRKVFADIIRKVVRLWPGDCKIVTGRPRHPQSQGLVEQAHRTVQHMLAVRRAESPGTGWTKYLSLVQYAMNTQIHSAINVAPYDVVFGQPPTDGVFPGCHKDVQPEEEDLLKVLKDIPTLTDEYGNDSPDEGDGHVEDHTVSTSERACQFVNSTISSLPDNHNDKDNDGIETLLEDIPTLDKHDGNDSSDKGDEDDVEMARVCRDDGIDFSEKRFVEMDEVSTCTKNRTYQLGNGNDYIETSEGSTGGLLATSRQHIQRRKRALDNYIKSAEKQMYKHSKSKRVKLQPYAVGDYVTVRIPQQDRMSTDLPRLLAVVVEIRGTKRISYRLRSKYGVLERLYDDNNLEVFLGKIEDLSTSNWENDRKISLREAVRLARQKRGGLIACKTVQM; encoded by the exons ATGCGAATCCGACGAGTTCTGGCGAGTGGAGATGGAAAGCACGCGCCAGTTGACAGCCCTCGTTTCAGATTTTATGTTCGGAGCAAGGGATTCGCAGTAATCGACCTGCCCGTGCTAGGGCTGAAAGAAGTTCTTTGTGTGCCTGCACCAAAG GGAAGTGAAACAAAGACATCTTTGCTTGGGAACTGGCTGAAAGTAGCGAACGTGTCTGAAATATATGATATCCTCATAACTATCCATGAAGGCTCTAGAGTGCACGCTGGATATCGGAAAGTTTTTGCAGAT ATCATTCGAAAAGTTGTTAGATTATGGCCAGGAGATTGCAAAATTGTGACAGGTCGTCCACGCCATCCTCAATCTCAAGGACTTGTCGAACAGGCCCATAGAACTGTACAACATATGCTTGCTGTCCGTCGTGCAGAGTCTCCAGGAACGGGATGGACCAAATATCTTTCCTTAGTGCAAT ATGCTATGAACACACAAATCCATAGTGCAATCAATGTGGCGCCTTATGACGTTGTTTTTGGACAGCCCCCAACAGATGGTGTGTTTCCTGGTTGCCATAAAGATGTTCAACCTGAAGAAGAGGATTTGCTGAAGGTTCTAAAAGATATTCCTACATTGACTGACG AATATGGCAACGATTCCCCTGATGAAGGAGATGGTCATGTGGAGGATCACACAGTTTCTACAT CTGAAAGAGCTTGCCAATTTGTCAATAGTACCATTAGTTCTCTTCCAGACAACCACAATGACAAAGACAATGATGGTATAGAAACGTTGTTAGAAGATATCCCTACATTGGATAAAC ATGATGGCAATGATTCTTCTGATAAAGGAGATGAAGATGATGTGGAGATGGCCAGAGTTTGTAGAG ATGATGGCATTGATTTTTCTGAGAAACGCTTTGTGGAGATGGATGAAGTTTCTACGTGTACAAAAA ACAGAACATATCAATTAGGCAATGGCAATGATTATATAGAGACTTCAGAAGGATCAACAG GTGGCTTGTtagcaacaagtagacaacacatacaaagaagaaagagagCGTTAGATAATTACATCAAATCAGCAGAGAAGCAAATGTACAAGCATTCCAAAAGCAAACGGGTGAAACTACAACCATATGCAGTGGGTGACTATGTCACTGTTAGAATTCCCCAACAAGACAGGATGTCAACGGATCTCCCACGTCTTCTTGCAGTAGTGGTTGAAATCCGAGGGACAAAGAGAATCAGCTACCGTCTCAG GTCAAAGTACGGAGTTTTGGAGAGATTGTATGATGATAACAATCTAGAGGTATTTTTAGGCAAGATTGAGGATCTCAGTACGTCTAACTGGGAGAATGACCGAAAGATATCTCTAAGGGAAGCGGTGAGATTGGCTAGACAGAAGCGTGGAGGGTTAATTGCCTGCAAGACGGTGCAAATGTAG
- the LOC134186244 gene encoding uncharacterized protein LOC134186244 isoform X1, which translates to MRIRRVLASGDGKHAPVDSPRFRFYVRSKGFAVIDLPVLGLKEVLCVPAPKGSETKTSLLGNWLKVANVSEIYDILITIHEGSRVHAGYRKVFADIIRKVVRLWPGDCKIVTGRPRHPQSQGLVEQAHRTVQHMLAVRRAESPGTGWTKYLSLVQYAMNTQIHSAINVAPYDVVFGQPPTDGVFPGCHKDVQPEEEDLLKVLKDIPTLTDEYGNDSPDEGDGHVEDHTVSTSERACQFVNSTISSLPDNHNDKDNDGIETLLEDIPTLDKHDGNDSSDKGDEDDVEMARVCRADITCQFGNATIASPPDNDNDNDDIETVGGTSSLADDDGIDFSEKRFVEMDEVSTCTKTDRTYQLGNGNDYIETSEGSTGGLLATSRQHIQRRKRALDNYIKSAEKQMYKHSKSKRVKLQPYAVGDYVTVRIPQQDRMSTDLPRLLAVVVEIRGTKRISYRLRSKYGVLERLYDDNNLEVFLGKIEDLSTSNWENDRKISLREAVRLARQKRGGLIACKTVQM; encoded by the exons ATGCGAATCCGACGAGTTCTGGCGAGTGGAGATGGAAAGCACGCGCCAGTTGACAGCCCTCGTTTCAGATTTTATGTTCGGAGCAAGGGATTCGCAGTAATCGACCTGCCCGTGCTAGGGCTGAAAGAAGTTCTTTGTGTGCCTGCACCAAAG GGAAGTGAAACAAAGACATCTTTGCTTGGGAACTGGCTGAAAGTAGCGAACGTGTCTGAAATATATGATATCCTCATAACTATCCATGAAGGCTCTAGAGTGCACGCTGGATATCGGAAAGTTTTTGCAGAT ATCATTCGAAAAGTTGTTAGATTATGGCCAGGAGATTGCAAAATTGTGACAGGTCGTCCACGCCATCCTCAATCTCAAGGACTTGTCGAACAGGCCCATAGAACTGTACAACATATGCTTGCTGTCCGTCGTGCAGAGTCTCCAGGAACGGGATGGACCAAATATCTTTCCTTAGTGCAAT ATGCTATGAACACACAAATCCATAGTGCAATCAATGTGGCGCCTTATGACGTTGTTTTTGGACAGCCCCCAACAGATGGTGTGTTTCCTGGTTGCCATAAAGATGTTCAACCTGAAGAAGAGGATTTGCTGAAGGTTCTAAAAGATATTCCTACATTGACTGACG AATATGGCAACGATTCCCCTGATGAAGGAGATGGTCATGTGGAGGATCACACAGTTTCTACAT CTGAAAGAGCTTGCCAATTTGTCAATAGTACCATTAGTTCTCTTCCAGACAACCACAATGACAAAGACAATGATGGTATAGAAACGTTGTTAGAAGATATCCCTACATTGGATAAAC ATGATGGCAATGATTCTTCTGATAAAGGAGATGAAGATGATGTGGAGATGGCCAGAGTTTGTAGAG CTGACATAACTTGTCAATTTGGCAATGCTACCATCGCCTCTCCTCCAgacaatgacaatgacaatgatgacataGAGACAGTAGGAGGTACTTCTTCATTGGCTGATG ATGATGGCATTGATTTTTCTGAGAAACGCTTTGTGGAGATGGATGAAGTTTCTACGTGTACAAAAA CAGACAGAACATATCAATTAGGCAATGGCAATGATTATATAGAGACTTCAGAAGGATCAACAG GTGGCTTGTtagcaacaagtagacaacacatacaaagaagaaagagagCGTTAGATAATTACATCAAATCAGCAGAGAAGCAAATGTACAAGCATTCCAAAAGCAAACGGGTGAAACTACAACCATATGCAGTGGGTGACTATGTCACTGTTAGAATTCCCCAACAAGACAGGATGTCAACGGATCTCCCACGTCTTCTTGCAGTAGTGGTTGAAATCCGAGGGACAAAGAGAATCAGCTACCGTCTCAG GTCAAAGTACGGAGTTTTGGAGAGATTGTATGATGATAACAATCTAGAGGTATTTTTAGGCAAGATTGAGGATCTCAGTACGTCTAACTGGGAGAATGACCGAAAGATATCTCTAAGGGAAGCGGTGAGATTGGCTAGACAGAAGCGTGGAGGGTTAATTGCCTGCAAGACGGTGCAAATGTAG
- the LOC134186244 gene encoding uncharacterized protein LOC134186244 isoform X3 has protein sequence MRIRRVLASGDGKHAPVDSPRFRFYVRSKGFAVIDLPVLGLKEVLCVPAPKGSETKTSLLGNWLKVANVSEIYDILITIHEGSRVHAGYRKVFADIIRKVVRLWPGDCKIVTGRPRHPQSQGLVEQAHRTVQHMLAVRRAESPGTGWTKYLSLVQYAMNTQIHSAINVAPYDVVFGQPPTDGVFPGCHKDVQPEEEDLLKVLKDIPTLTDEYGNDSPDEGDGHVEDHTVSTSERACQFVNSTISSLPDNHNDKDNDGIETLLEDIPTLDKHDGNDSSDKGDEDDVEMARVCRADITCQFGNATIASPPDNDNDNDDIETVGDDGIDFSEKRFVEMDEVSTCTKTDRTYQLGNGNDYIETSEGSTGGLLATSRQHIQRRKRALDNYIKSAEKQMYKHSKSKRVKLQPYAVGDYVTVRIPQQDRMSTDLPRLLAVVVEIRGTKRISYRLRSKYGVLERLYDDNNLEVFLGKIEDLSTSNWENDRKISLREAVRLARQKRGGLIACKTVQM, from the exons ATGCGAATCCGACGAGTTCTGGCGAGTGGAGATGGAAAGCACGCGCCAGTTGACAGCCCTCGTTTCAGATTTTATGTTCGGAGCAAGGGATTCGCAGTAATCGACCTGCCCGTGCTAGGGCTGAAAGAAGTTCTTTGTGTGCCTGCACCAAAG GGAAGTGAAACAAAGACATCTTTGCTTGGGAACTGGCTGAAAGTAGCGAACGTGTCTGAAATATATGATATCCTCATAACTATCCATGAAGGCTCTAGAGTGCACGCTGGATATCGGAAAGTTTTTGCAGAT ATCATTCGAAAAGTTGTTAGATTATGGCCAGGAGATTGCAAAATTGTGACAGGTCGTCCACGCCATCCTCAATCTCAAGGACTTGTCGAACAGGCCCATAGAACTGTACAACATATGCTTGCTGTCCGTCGTGCAGAGTCTCCAGGAACGGGATGGACCAAATATCTTTCCTTAGTGCAAT ATGCTATGAACACACAAATCCATAGTGCAATCAATGTGGCGCCTTATGACGTTGTTTTTGGACAGCCCCCAACAGATGGTGTGTTTCCTGGTTGCCATAAAGATGTTCAACCTGAAGAAGAGGATTTGCTGAAGGTTCTAAAAGATATTCCTACATTGACTGACG AATATGGCAACGATTCCCCTGATGAAGGAGATGGTCATGTGGAGGATCACACAGTTTCTACAT CTGAAAGAGCTTGCCAATTTGTCAATAGTACCATTAGTTCTCTTCCAGACAACCACAATGACAAAGACAATGATGGTATAGAAACGTTGTTAGAAGATATCCCTACATTGGATAAAC ATGATGGCAATGATTCTTCTGATAAAGGAGATGAAGATGATGTGGAGATGGCCAGAGTTTGTAGAG CTGACATAACTTGTCAATTTGGCAATGCTACCATCGCCTCTCCTCCAgacaatgacaatgacaatgatgacataGAGACAGTAGGAG ATGATGGCATTGATTTTTCTGAGAAACGCTTTGTGGAGATGGATGAAGTTTCTACGTGTACAAAAA CAGACAGAACATATCAATTAGGCAATGGCAATGATTATATAGAGACTTCAGAAGGATCAACAG GTGGCTTGTtagcaacaagtagacaacacatacaaagaagaaagagagCGTTAGATAATTACATCAAATCAGCAGAGAAGCAAATGTACAAGCATTCCAAAAGCAAACGGGTGAAACTACAACCATATGCAGTGGGTGACTATGTCACTGTTAGAATTCCCCAACAAGACAGGATGTCAACGGATCTCCCACGTCTTCTTGCAGTAGTGGTTGAAATCCGAGGGACAAAGAGAATCAGCTACCGTCTCAG GTCAAAGTACGGAGTTTTGGAGAGATTGTATGATGATAACAATCTAGAGGTATTTTTAGGCAAGATTGAGGATCTCAGTACGTCTAACTGGGAGAATGACCGAAAGATATCTCTAAGGGAAGCGGTGAGATTGGCTAGACAGAAGCGTGGAGGGTTAATTGCCTGCAAGACGGTGCAAATGTAG
- the LOC134186244 gene encoding uncharacterized protein LOC134186244 isoform X6 produces MRIRRVLASGDGKHAPVDSPRFRFYVRSKGFAVIDLPVLGLKEVLCVPAPKGSETKTSLLGNWLKVANVSEIYDILITIHEGSRVHAGYRKVFADIIRKVVRLWPGDCKIVTGRPRHPQSQGLVEQAHRTVQHMLAVRRAESPGTGWTKYLSLVQYAMNTQIHSAINVAPYDVVFGQPPTDGVFPGCHKDVQPEEEDLLKVLKDIPTLTDEYGNDSPDEGDGHVEDHTVSTSERACQFVNSTISSLPDNHNDKDNDGIETLLEDIPTLDKHDGNDSSDKGDEDDVEMARVCRDDGIDFSEKRFVEMDEVSTCTKTDRTYQLGNGNDYIETSEGSTGGLLATSRQHIQRRKRALDNYIKSAEKQMYKHSKSKRVKLQPYAVGDYVTVRIPQQDRMSTDLPRLLAVVVEIRGTKRISYRLRSKYGVLERLYDDNNLEVFLGKIEDLSTSNWENDRKISLREAVRLARQKRGGLIACKTVQM; encoded by the exons ATGCGAATCCGACGAGTTCTGGCGAGTGGAGATGGAAAGCACGCGCCAGTTGACAGCCCTCGTTTCAGATTTTATGTTCGGAGCAAGGGATTCGCAGTAATCGACCTGCCCGTGCTAGGGCTGAAAGAAGTTCTTTGTGTGCCTGCACCAAAG GGAAGTGAAACAAAGACATCTTTGCTTGGGAACTGGCTGAAAGTAGCGAACGTGTCTGAAATATATGATATCCTCATAACTATCCATGAAGGCTCTAGAGTGCACGCTGGATATCGGAAAGTTTTTGCAGAT ATCATTCGAAAAGTTGTTAGATTATGGCCAGGAGATTGCAAAATTGTGACAGGTCGTCCACGCCATCCTCAATCTCAAGGACTTGTCGAACAGGCCCATAGAACTGTACAACATATGCTTGCTGTCCGTCGTGCAGAGTCTCCAGGAACGGGATGGACCAAATATCTTTCCTTAGTGCAAT ATGCTATGAACACACAAATCCATAGTGCAATCAATGTGGCGCCTTATGACGTTGTTTTTGGACAGCCCCCAACAGATGGTGTGTTTCCTGGTTGCCATAAAGATGTTCAACCTGAAGAAGAGGATTTGCTGAAGGTTCTAAAAGATATTCCTACATTGACTGACG AATATGGCAACGATTCCCCTGATGAAGGAGATGGTCATGTGGAGGATCACACAGTTTCTACAT CTGAAAGAGCTTGCCAATTTGTCAATAGTACCATTAGTTCTCTTCCAGACAACCACAATGACAAAGACAATGATGGTATAGAAACGTTGTTAGAAGATATCCCTACATTGGATAAAC ATGATGGCAATGATTCTTCTGATAAAGGAGATGAAGATGATGTGGAGATGGCCAGAGTTTGTAGAG ATGATGGCATTGATTTTTCTGAGAAACGCTTTGTGGAGATGGATGAAGTTTCTACGTGTACAAAAA CAGACAGAACATATCAATTAGGCAATGGCAATGATTATATAGAGACTTCAGAAGGATCAACAG GTGGCTTGTtagcaacaagtagacaacacatacaaagaagaaagagagCGTTAGATAATTACATCAAATCAGCAGAGAAGCAAATGTACAAGCATTCCAAAAGCAAACGGGTGAAACTACAACCATATGCAGTGGGTGACTATGTCACTGTTAGAATTCCCCAACAAGACAGGATGTCAACGGATCTCCCACGTCTTCTTGCAGTAGTGGTTGAAATCCGAGGGACAAAGAGAATCAGCTACCGTCTCAG GTCAAAGTACGGAGTTTTGGAGAGATTGTATGATGATAACAATCTAGAGGTATTTTTAGGCAAGATTGAGGATCTCAGTACGTCTAACTGGGAGAATGACCGAAAGATATCTCTAAGGGAAGCGGTGAGATTGGCTAGACAGAAGCGTGGAGGGTTAATTGCCTGCAAGACGGTGCAAATGTAG